In Excalfactoria chinensis isolate bCotChi1 chromosome 5, bCotChi1.hap2, whole genome shotgun sequence, a single genomic region encodes these proteins:
- the LOC140253493 gene encoding olfactory receptor 5J3-like: MTVINRTTVTYFILLGLTDRPELQPPLFVMILLIYVITLVGNLSMISLITIDFQLQTPMYFFLVNLSIVDLCYSSVFIPRMLVNILVENKTISYSGCLAQHFSFAVFVTTEGLLLTAMAYDRYVAICSPLLYTTLMAKRVCVCLVFGSYLGGLCNALVHTCGLLKLSFCGPNTINHFFCDTNPLLQLSCSDIHLNELVLITFSGIIAMSTLLFIIISYLCILSSVLSMGSANRYKAFSTCASHLTVVTLFYGPVSLSHIQPSSRYSLEQEKISAVFYTLFIPMLNPLIYSLRNKEMKNALRRWIERKKYCPSACLSG, translated from the coding sequence ATGACAGTAATCAATCGCACCACAGTCACCTACTTCATCCTCTTGGGACTGACGGATCGCCCAGAACTACAGCCTCCTCTCTTCGTGATGATTCTGCTCATCTATGTCATCACCCTGGTAGGCAACCTCAGCATGATCAGCTTGATCACAATTGACTTCCAGCTGCAAACACCCATGTATTTCTTCCTCGTTAACTTGTCCATCGTGGATCTCtgttattcttctgtttttattccaaGGATGCTAGTAAACATCTTAGTGGAGAATAAGACTATTTCTTACTCAGGATGCCTTGCCcagcatttttcatttgctgtgtttgtgaCCACAGAAGGACTTCTGCTGACTGCAATGGCTTACGACCGCTATGTTGCTATATGTAGCCCACTGCTTTATACCACTTTAATGGCCAAGAGAGTCTGTGTTTGCCTGGTATTTGGGTCATATTTAGGGGGACTCTGTAACGCATTGGTACATACTTGTGGCTTACTGAAATTGTCCTTCTGTGGCCCTAATACCATCAATCACTTTTTCTGTGACACAAACCCGCTGCTACAACTCAGTTGCTCTGACATCCATCTCAATGAGCTGGTGCTCATAACCTTCTCAGGGATCATAGCTATGTCAACACTTCTCTTCATCATCATCTCCTACCTCTGCATCCTCTCCTCTGTTTTGAGCATGGGCTCTGCAAACAGGTACAAAGCTTTCTCCACCTGTGCCTCCCATCTGACAGTAGTAACACTGTTCTATGGGCCGGTGAGTttgagccacatccagcctagctCAAGATACTCACTGGAACAGGAGAAAATCTCTGCAGTGTTTTACACCCTGTTCATTCCTATGCTGAATCCCCTGATATACAGCCTTCGAAACAAGGAGATGAAAAATGCTCTTAGAAGGTGgatagagaggaaaaaatactgtcCATCAGCTTGCTTGTCAGGATAA